One window from the genome of Lasioglossum baleicum chromosome 9, iyLasBale1, whole genome shotgun sequence encodes:
- the Slif gene encoding cationic amino acid transporter slimfast produces MASRLWKALSRRRIDDGQENKGELARVLGLFDLTALGVGSTLGLGVYVLAGSIAKEVAGPAVCISFLIAAIASAFAGMCYAEFASRVPKAGSAYVYSYVTVGEFVAFIIGWNLILEYVIGTASVARGLSNYLDALIGNVISKTLTSVMPIHVSFLSEYPDFFAFAVVLLLVALLSIGVKESSVLNNIFTVVNLITIVIIVVAGSIKADPENWRIPPEAIPEGVKHAGTGGFAPFGISGIMIGAAKCFYGFVGFDAVATTGEEAKNPQRNIPIAIVVSLIIILMAYFSISTVLTMMWPYYDQNADAPFPYVFEKIGWHTIKWIVNIGAAFALCTSLLGAMFPLPRILYAMGSDGIIFKYFAIVHPKTMTPVFGTVIAGLFTGAMTLIFNLQQLIDMMSIGTLLAYTIVAISVLILRYQDKEYTSNNHSLTTSMSSYKLSPINILKQIFNLHNQKETSEASSKVASYGIAMLCIIIFAIALFINNVGSNAFGNNAIETVILVILVIILLLNLAAVARQPIQEIDIAFKVPLVPFLPCCSIFINLYLMLQLDAFTWIRFSIWMLIGFVIYFFYGLSHSKQGKRDKVEAEMIKRKYADQVRIVTRF; encoded by the exons ATGGCGAGCCGATTGTGGAAGGCGCTGTCCAGGAGGCGCATCGACGATGGCCAGGAAAACAAAGGTGAACTCGCGCGAGTTCTCGGGCTGTTCGATCTCACGGCACTTGGTGTTGGCTCTACCCTCGGCCTCGGTGTTTATGTCCTCGCTGGTAGTATCGCGAAAGAGGTGGCCGGTCCGGCCGTTTGCATCTCTTTCCTCATTGCCGCCATCGCTTCCGCATTTGCCG GCATGTGTTACGCGGAATTCGCTTCCAGAGTTCCTAAGGCAGGATCGGCGTATGTTTATAGTTATGTGACAGTGGGAGAATTTGTCGCGTTTATTATAGGATGGAATTTAATTCTGGAGTATGTAATAg GAACTGCAAGTGTTGCCCGCGGCTTGAGTAATTATTTGGATGCGTTAATTGGAAACGTGATAAGCAAAACATTGACTTCCGTCATGCCCATTCATGTCTCGTTTCTATCAGAGTATCCTGATTTTTTTGCATTCGCAGTAGTGCTCCTCCTTGTGGCTTTATTGAGTATAGGTGTCAAGGAGTCTTCCGTCTTGAATAACATCTTTACCGTTGTGAATCTGATTACTATCGTAATCATTGTTGTAGCAGGATCGATAAAAG CTGATCCTGAGAATTGGAGGATACCACCAGAAGCTATACCAGAGGGGGTCAAGCATGCTGGAACAGGAGGTTTTGCACCTTTTGGTATCAGTGGGATAATGATTGGGGCAGCCAAATGTTTTtacggttttgtgggattcgatGCTGTGGCTACCACTGGTGAAGAAGCTAAAAATCCACAGAGAAATATACCCATAGCCATTGTTGTATCTCTAATTATCATCTTGATGGCATATTTCAGTATTTCCACTGTATTAACTATGATGTGGCCTTATTATGACCAG AATGCTGATGCACCATTTCCTTATGTGTTTGAAAAAATTGGTTGGCACACCATTAAATGGATTGTTAACATCGGAGCAGCATTCGCGTTGTGCACAAGTTTACTAGGCGCAATGTTTCCATTACCACGTATTCTGTATGCCATGGGCAGTGAtggaataatttttaaatattttgcgaTTGTGCACCCCAAAACCATGACACCTGTTTTCGGCACAGTAATTGCCGGTTTATTCACCGGAGCCATGACCCTTATATTTAATCTTCAACAATTGATCGACATGATGTCCATTGGAACGCTTTTAGCATATACAATAGTTGCAATTTCTGTTCTAATATTGAG atACCAAGATAAAGAATATACATCTAACAATCATAGCTTAACAACATCAATGAGTAGCTATAAACTGTCACCGATTAATATCttaaaacaaatatttaatttgcaCAATCAGAAGGAGACAAGTGAGGCTTCTAGCAAAGTTGCAAGTTATGGTATTGCAATGTTGT GTATTATTATATTTGCTATTGCACTGTTCATTAATAACGTGGGTTCAAATGCCTTCGGTAACAATGCAATAGAAACTGTGATACTAGTCATACTTGTgataatattattgctgaatttAGCAGCTGTTGCGAGGCAACCTATTCAAGAGATTGACATAGCGTTTAAG GTACCATTAGTGCCATTTTTACCATGCTGTAGCATTTTTATAAATCTATATTTGATGCTACAATTAGATGCTTTTACGTGGATCAGATTTTCTATATGGATGCTTATTG gatttgttatttatttcttttatggTCTATCTCACAGTAAACAAGGAAAAAGAGATAAGGTGGAAGCTGAAATGATAAAAAGAAAGTACGCAGATCAAGTTAGAATTGTAACGAGATTCTAA